The Erwinia billingiae Eb661 nucleotide sequence ATCAACACGGCGATCTCCTCGATGACCGGGATTCTGTTTGCGGTGGTGATCACCGCGATTATCCGCAACAAGCGCCCGTCATGGATTGCCCGCCGCGCGGTGCGTTCGGGGCTGGGCGAGCTGCTGCGCTTTGTGAAAGAGATGGAGCGCAACGGCTCATCACTGCTATCACGTCAGCACTTTATTACCCGCATGCTGGAGCGCGTGAACGTGATCCTGCCGCGTATGCGCCTCGATCCGCATCCCGACCTGCTGACCGCTGGCAACCTGGTGACCGAAGTGTGGCTGGGCGCGAACTGCTATGACTATTACGCCCGCAACCGCGAGATGTTGGGGCAGCATCAGCTGGACAGCGGACAGATGTTCCACGAGCTGGCGCTGTTTCTGAAGCGGCGAATGAAGTCACTGAAAGTGGCTCCGCATCCCGCCCTGCTGGATGAGCTGGATTTGCTGCTGCTGGAGCTGGAAGGCCTGGCCACCCGCGATGAGCAGCTGTTCACGCCGCTGTTCCATCTGTACAGCATCCGCCTGTGGCTGTTCCCGGATCGGGCATGGCCGGATAAGCCGTTAGCGTATTTGAGGATGCGGCGGTGAGGGTTTGGGTGGTGATGGAATAGTAATAACTCAGTTAATTCAGTCCAGCGTGACTGATAGAATACTGCTTTATTATTCTTGCAAATTCGTCATCCTCAGCAAACAGATAAGCAACAGGTACTTCCAGAGCCTCAGCCAGACGCTGAACGGTGTCCAGGTCGGCTTCATGAATCCCCTTTTCATATCGGTTTATACGGGTGCTGGCGACGAACTCGTCGATGCCCGCAGCAATGCCTAAGCTTTTCTGGGAAAAGCCCTTTGCCAGGCGTGCCTGCTTTAAGCGTTTGCAGAACGTTTCATGGATACTTGATCTCGGTTTCATAACTACGAGATGCCACCTCCCGCCGGCAAAAGCACCACTCCCAGCTGATCGGCTTCTTCCTCAATAGCATCCAACACCTTCTCTGACTCATTTATCACTTCAGATTCAATCTCAACCTTCAGTTGAGAGTCTTCGATACGGTCGCCAAATAGCATCAATGCCGCATCACCATGCTGTTTAGAAGACCACTGAAGTCCCTGAACGTCCGGGAAAGCCTGATGTATCGCCACCGCGTATTCCCGGGTGAAAATATACTGTTCGGCAGAAGAGTCTAAAAGCTGAGCTCGCGTGACGCCCATTTTGCGCAGTGTTTTAGGATTAAGATCCGCAAGGTGAAGGTCAATAAGCGGCGTGATAATCGAATGCGCCATTCCGGCCAGCTTTCCCAAATCGTAAGGTGCGCCGGCGGAGTCTGCCGGCAGATCGTGGAACAGCGTTTCCATCACCGCCACGCCGGTATTTTCACCGCCGTATAATGTCGCTACGCCGTTACTCATCGGACTGAAGCGAGAGTTCCCCTTACCTGGGTTGAACTGCACCGCACTGTAATCCGCTGAATGCACCCGATGGAGCCGTTTGCCCGCAGGCCAGGTAACAAAGTTCACCTGCAAATTAGCCTTGGGCTGACGTATTTTGCGGCCAACAACCTCCTTGTCATCGGCATCAGCCATGAATGGCGCCCTCTCTCTCTGCCTGTGCCGCTAACAGCACCTGTTTTGGCTGGGATGCCAGCACATCTTTCGGTTTTTTGCCGCCAAGCCAGCTGTTCTCCGAACCAAACCAGATAGCGAGTCCCCACGGCGTTTTTTTCTCGCCGAACAGTGAGATCACCTGT carries:
- a CDS encoding helix-turn-helix domain-containing protein, which gives rise to MKPRSSIHETFCKRLKQARLAKGFSQKSLGIAAGIDEFVASTRINRYEKGIHEADLDTVQRLAEALEVPVAYLFAEDDEFARIIKQYSISHAGLN
- a CDS encoding RES family NAD+ phosphorylase; translation: MADADDKEVVGRKIRQPKANLQVNFVTWPAGKRLHRVHSADYSAVQFNPGKGNSRFSPMSNGVATLYGGENTGVAVMETLFHDLPADSAGAPYDLGKLAGMAHSIITPLIDLHLADLNPKTLRKMGVTRAQLLDSSAEQYIFTREYAVAIHQAFPDVQGLQWSSKQHGDAALMLFGDRIEDSQLKVEIESEVINESEKVLDAIEEEADQLGVVLLPAGGGIS